In the Desulfitobacterium hafniense DCB-2 genome, AGGATGCTGCCGATCAAAAATGTCCAGCTTGACGCGGCGACCGTGCGGGCAGAACGATCCGGCTGAGGTGTCTGGCTGAATTCTTCGATGATGATGGTTTCCTCAGCCTGGTAAGTGGAGATTAAGGCGATCATAGAAGCAATCAGAAAAAGAACATCGCCGATTCTTTCATCTTTGATTAAACTTAGATCAAAGGCAGTTTCATGGGCGGCCTGGGCAGCGCTTCTTTGGGTGGAATTGAGCATTGAGAATTACCCCTTTATCTTGATATTGCATAATATGCCGAAAAAAGGATGGATGTTTGCTTTTTTCTTACAAAGCAAAACCGTCCTATTTTTTGCTTCCGGCCGGAAAGCTTAAGATGGGGGAGCGGCCGGGCTGCGGAGGAAGTGGTTTCACAAATAGATGTAGGAAAAAAATTTAGCAAATTGACTAAAATGTACTTGATTTTGCCAGGCAAATAGATACAATATATAATATAAATTACTTATTTATAAAGATTATAATTATCATTAAAGGTGGGTAAGGGCAGAGGAAGATGAGTAAAAGCAGAGAAGATCGATCCGGCATTTTGCCGATCACCATAAAAAAATAATGATAAGGGGGAAATTATTATGTCACTTATCGGTAAAGAAGTAAACGAGTTCAAGGTGCAGGCTTTTGTGGAAGGTGCTTTCAAGGAAGTAACCAAAGGGGATTTGCTGGGCAAATGGTCGGTTTTCGTATTCTATCCCGCTGATTTTACCTTCGTTTGCCCCACAGAGCTGGGGGATTTGGCCGATCAATACGATGAATTCAAGAAAATCGGTGTGGAGATCTACTCCGTGTCCACCGACACTCATTTTGTGCATAAGGCTTGGCATGATGCCTCCGACACCATCAGAAAAATCCGCTATCCGATGCTGGCCGACCCAACTGCCAAGCTGGCCAAGGACTTTGAGGTTTATATTGAAGAGGAGGGCTTAGCTCTGCGGGGCAGCTTTGTGGTCAATCCTGAAGGGAAGATCGTAGCCTATGAAGTCAACAGCAACAACATCGGCCGTGAGGCCTCGGAATTGCTGCGCAAGGTCCAGGCTGCCCAGTTCGTTGCGGAGCATGGGGATCAGGTTTGCCCGGCCAAATGGCGGCCCGGAGCGGAGACGCTCAAACCCAGCCTGGATCTGGTAGGGAAGCTGTAAGCTCTATGAAAGAACTCTATGATCTGATTATTATCGGTTCCGGCAGTGCGGGGATGGCTGCGGGCATTTATGCCGGGCGTTCGAAGCTTAAAACCCTTGTGATTGACCGGGACCGGGCCGGAGGGCAGATCAAAATCACCTCCGAGGTGGAGAATTATCCGGGTATCCTGAATATTTCAGGGGAAGAGCTCAGCCAGGCCATGCGCAGGCAGGCGGAAAAATTCGGCGTGAAATTTCGGCAGGCGGCGGTGGAGTCCGTGGATTTGGCTGGGGATATTAAGAAAATCCGGACGGCTGAAGGGGACTATGAGGCTCTGGCTGTGATCATTGCCACCGGGTCTGTGCCCAGAAAGCTGGGCTTCATTGGGGAAGAGGAATTCAGAGGACGGGGTATCGGCTATTGTGCAACCTGTGACGGGGAGTTTTTCACAGGGATGGATGTTTTCGTGATCGGAGGAGGGCTGGCTGCGGCGGAGGAAGGGATTTTCCTGACCCGCTATGCCAGAAAAGTCACCATGATCGTCCGGGGGGATGGATTTTCCTGCCCCCAAACCATCTCCGAAAGAGTCCTGGCCCACCCGAAGATCGAGGTGAAGTTCAACACCGAGCTTCGGGAAGCGGGCGGGGATGCGGTTCTCCGCTATGCTGAATTCGTGAATAACCGGAGCGGCGAAAGATGGCGGTATGATGTAAGGGAACAGAAGCAGACTTTTGGGGTGTTTGTTTTCGTGGGATACATTCCGCAAAGCGCCGAATATGCTCAGGAGGTCCGCATCGATGAGCGGGGCTATATTCCCACCGATGAGAGCATGGGCACCAATGTGGAAGGGGTCTATGCCGCAGGGGATATCCGTCCCAAGGAGCTGCGGCAGCTGGTTACTGCCGTAGCGGACGGCGCTATTGCGGCCACCAGCGCTGAGAAATATCTGGTAGGGAAGAAGGAACGGCTGGGGCTGGGTGAACTGGGCGAGCTGGGTGAATCGGGTGAGCGGGATGAACTGAGCGATGAGGAGAAAACTCCGGTCACCCGGCAGGGAACGTCTTTATTGGACGACTCCCTTAAGGAGCAGTTGGTGCCTATTCTGGAACGGCTGGAAAACCGGATTGGGTTGCTGGCCTTTCTGGAGGGGAGCAGCGGGTTCAGCGAGGAACTGCGGAGCTTTCTGTCCGAGTTTGCCGGACTGACTGATAAGGTGGAGGTTGAGTTCCTGAACCGGGGTGAGGACGCGGTCAGAGAGAAAGAAGCCAAGATCACCCTCTTCCCCGCCGTTGCGGTGCTGGGACCGGACGGGGTCTATACGGGAGTGCAGTTTCACGGCATACCCGGCGGCCACGAAATCAACTCTTTTATTCTGGCCCTATATAACGCGGCAGGACCTGGCCAGGCGGTAGGAGAAGAGACCCTGGCCAAAATCCGGAGAGTGAGCAGGAAAGTCAACTTCAAAATCGGGGTTTCGCTTTCCTGCACTCTCTGCCCGGATGTAGTGACTCTGGCCCAGTTGATGGCCTTGAAAAATCCCCTGATCGAGGCGGAGATGATCGACGTGGCTCATTACCCCGACTTTAAAAACAAGTACGGGATTATGAGCGTACCGGCTATTGTCGTCAACGATGAAAAAGTCGTTTTCGGCAAGAAGAATCTGGAGGAATTGCTGGAGCTGGCGGGAGGTTAAGAGGGAACCGGCCGGGTTCAGAGGAGGATAATATAGAGAAATAGGTTACACATGCCTGGGGCATGGGGCATAAGGCGGATAGCTGGGGAAGCTGTCCGCCTTATGCTGTTTGCCCTGATGAGTACAGTGATAGTGGGGGTGTATGGCCAAGACCAAGGGTGGCCGTCACGAGGTGGAATCTAAAAGGAGTGGGGGGGCAAACCTCAGGGAGAAAAGATTTCAGGGGATTCAGTAAAAATCAATACTTTGGTAAAATAAGAAAGGCTCCCGTTCATTGTTTTAACAAATAGCGGTACAGGCTGACTTCATGGGAAATAGCTATCACTTCTATAGATTGGTAAGGTTATTAATGTGAACATTGATTGTTCCGTAAGTATTGGAGGAAAAGATGATGCAGATGACCCGGCATGTTTGTCCCCTCAAGTGCTATGATACTTGCAGTATCCTGGCTTATACAGACAATGGTCGGCTGCTTAAAATAACGGGGGATCCCCAAAATTCCTATACCTTGGGCACTCTGTGTGCCAAAGGATATAGCTTTGTTAAGCATGTGTATCATCCCGAGCGAATTCTCCACCCTTTGCGGCAAAGCAGCCGGGGTTCAGGAGACTGGCAAAGGATAACCTGGGAAGAGGCTTTAGGGGAAATTGCCCGGCAAATAGTGCAGATTTACAACCGGCATAACCATCTTTTACCCCTGGGGCTCCTGGACGGAAAAGCCAATACCGGGGTCTTGGCGCGCTCTTTGTCCGGCATGCTGTCCGCAATGGCGCCAATCACCGAGATCCGGGGGCCCCAGAGCAGCGGACCGGGGATGGACGCTCAATTCTTGGATTTTGGCAGGGTTAGGCTCAAAGATCCGGAAGATATGAAGAAGGCGGATTTGATTATTCTTTGGGGCGTCAATCCTGCCGCTACGGCAATTCACCAAATGAAGATTCTCCAGCAGGCGCGCCAACGCGGCGCCAAGGTTATCCTGATTGACGTGTTCCCTTCCGCCACAGCCGGCCGGGTTGATGAGACGATTGTGGTTAAGCCGGGCGGTGATGGGGCCTTGGCTCTGGCTGTTTTGCGGGAGCTTATGTTTAAAACCAGCATTAATTACCGCTTTCTTGTCCATGAGGCGGAAGGCTGGGAAAACCTCAAGGATTGGTTATTGGAAGCGGATCCGGAAGAGATGAGAACTATTGCAGGGGTCACCCCCCAAATGGTTGCGGATCTGGCCAATGAGCTGCGCCATAGCTCAAATCCGGCGTTTTGGCTTGGTAAAGGGCTGCAAAAATACAGCAACAGCGGCCAGAATATCCGGGCCATCCATGCCCTTGCCGCTGCCGGCGGAGTTACGGAAAATTACGGTGAAGGTATTTTTGCGGCCCGGTCTGGGTTTTCACCCTTTGCGGATCTCTGGGATTCAGATAAGTGGGGGAACCGGAAGCTTAGCCTTCCTACCCTGCCAGTGAACCATGGGGACGATGGGGCGGATATCCGGATGCTTTGGATCACCCAAAGCAACCCCTTGGTCCAGGGAACCCACCTGCAAAAGCTTAGGGAGCTGATGGGCGGTCTGGATTTGATTGTGGGCACCGATTTTTTTCTGACGTCAACCTCCCGCTGCTGCGATATTGTTCTGCCGGCGGCCACCTTTCTGGAGGCTGAGGATCTGGTGGCAGGGGAATGGCACCGCTGGATTGGACTTAATGAACAGGCCATTGCGCCTCTCGGTGAGACCCGTTCCGAACTGGAAATTGCCCAATCCCTTGCTGTGGCTATTAGTGAAGAAGCCCCGGGACTTTGCCCGTTTCCTGTGGAGCGGCCCCTGTCCCAATGGCTGGAGAGGGCTGTTCCGCCAGAATTATGTGAAACCCTGGGAATCGACAGTTACCGGGAATTAAAGCAAGGCCCAAGAAAAATTGTGCAACCTGATATGTTATCGGATTCACATTATCCCAAGTACCGCTTCTCCGTCCCTCAGGCTATGGAGTGGGGGTGTCCGGAGCTTCCCCTGATGGTGCTGCCGGAGACTGCTCCCCAGGGTTATCCCTACCGGCTGCTCAATTGGCGGCGGGCGGATTTCTTCAACTCCCAGTTTGCTCATCTTGACTGGCTCCTGGAGAGACAAGCGACAGACGAGCTTTCCCTGAGCTGGGAATTAGCCCGACAAAAAGGCATTGGAGCCGGAGACAAGGTCGTCGTTTATAACTCCTGGGGGGAAGTGGTCTTAAAAGCCAAAATCCGCCATGACTTACCCCTTCATCTGATACTTTGCTCAGCCAGGCAGGATATCAACGGCAAAAGCATCAACAGCCTGGCCGGCAGCCAGGAAACGGATCTGGGCCAGGCCGTCAATGGAGTGAATGAGCCGGCTTTTCATGATGTATTTGTCAATATTGCCCGGGATTAGAAATAACCACAAATTTGCCCCGTTCAGTTTGTATAATGCCGCCAAATCCACGGACACCCAGCTCAGGAAAAAGGCAAAAAGGAACAAAGGGATCTCATCTTCTTTGGCCGGTACCACAAAGGAGAAAATAAGCACAAACGGGAATAGTTATCAACGTCTAGACAAGTCAATCAAACAGAAAAGAGAGGATGCTTACATGGAGATCTCAAGGCGGAACTTTATTAAGGCCAGCGGCGGATTGGCCGCTTTCGGAATGATAGGTACCGGATCATTGAACCGTTGGATTCGTCCGGCAGCAGCGGAAGGGGCGGAAGAGGAGAAGATTGCCTATACCTTTCATCCCCCCAACTGCGGAGGCCGTTGTTCAATGAAATGCACCGTCCGTAAGGGCAAGTTGGTGAAAATTGAGCCTAATGAATGGCCCGACGGCCATCACAAAAAAGTGTGCCTCAGGGGCCTCAGCGAAGTAGAACGAGTGTACAGCCCGGATCGTTTAAAGACCCCCCTGAAACGGGTTGGGGAAAGAGGAGAAGGCAAGTTTGTAGCTATCTCCTGGGATGAAGCCCTGACGACCATTGCCGACAAGCTTACGGAAATCAAAGGCAAATACGGCGGAAAATCGATTTTATGGTCAAACAGTTCCGGCGTCCAGTATCCCATGAGTACCTTGGCCGCCCTGATCGGCGCTCAGGAGCATGGTGCTTTGGATTTCGGCATCGACATGAGTCAGGCCGGCGGGCAATCCATCGTTATGGGACCCTTCAATATAACCAATACCAATGAGATTACGGACTGGGTCAATTCCAATCTGGTTCTGTTGGTGGGCAATAACTTATTGGAAACCTCACTCACTGATGCGGCCTTTTTCTTTGACGCTAAGGAAAAAGGCACGAAGATGGTCTGCATTGATCCGGTGTTTTCCACGACAGCGGCGAAGTGCGATCAATGGATTCCCCTTCGCCCCGGGACGGACAGCGCCTTATATTTAGGCATGATCCATCTGGTCCTGAATAATCAATGGTATGATCAGGAGTATGTCAGAAGTTATACCAGTGCTCCCTTTCTGATCCGGGAAGACAACCAAAGGATTTTACGGGATGAAGGAAATAACTATCTGGTCTGGGATAAGAATTCCGATTCCCCCCGACCTGTTGATGCACCGGGGATTCTGCCGGAATTAGAAGGAGAGTTTACGGTAAATGGAGTTAAAGTGAAAACGGTTCTGACAGCATTCACTGAACATATCCGGCAATATACCCCGGCCTGGGCGGCTAAAGTGACGGAGATACCGGAAGAGGTCATCACGGATTTGACCAGGGAATACGCCCTTGGCGGCCCGGCCAGCATCCAATGGGGTTTG is a window encoding:
- the ahpC gene encoding alkyl hydroperoxide reductase subunit C gives rise to the protein MSLIGKEVNEFKVQAFVEGAFKEVTKGDLLGKWSVFVFYPADFTFVCPTELGDLADQYDEFKKIGVEIYSVSTDTHFVHKAWHDASDTIRKIRYPMLADPTAKLAKDFEVYIEEEGLALRGSFVVNPEGKIVAYEVNSNNIGREASELLRKVQAAQFVAEHGDQVCPAKWRPGAETLKPSLDLVGKL
- a CDS encoding FAD-dependent oxidoreductase gives rise to the protein MKELYDLIIIGSGSAGMAAGIYAGRSKLKTLVIDRDRAGGQIKITSEVENYPGILNISGEELSQAMRRQAEKFGVKFRQAAVESVDLAGDIKKIRTAEGDYEALAVIIATGSVPRKLGFIGEEEFRGRGIGYCATCDGEFFTGMDVFVIGGGLAAAEEGIFLTRYARKVTMIVRGDGFSCPQTISERVLAHPKIEVKFNTELREAGGDAVLRYAEFVNNRSGERWRYDVREQKQTFGVFVFVGYIPQSAEYAQEVRIDERGYIPTDESMGTNVEGVYAAGDIRPKELRQLVTAVADGAIAATSAEKYLVGKKERLGLGELGELGESGERDELSDEEKTPVTRQGTSLLDDSLKEQLVPILERLENRIGLLAFLEGSSGFSEELRSFLSEFAGLTDKVEVEFLNRGEDAVREKEAKITLFPAVAVLGPDGVYTGVQFHGIPGGHEINSFILALYNAAGPGQAVGEETLAKIRRVSRKVNFKIGVSLSCTLCPDVVTLAQLMALKNPLIEAEMIDVAHYPDFKNKYGIMSVPAIVVNDEKVVFGKKNLEELLELAGG
- a CDS encoding molybdopterin-dependent oxidoreductase, translated to MMQMTRHVCPLKCYDTCSILAYTDNGRLLKITGDPQNSYTLGTLCAKGYSFVKHVYHPERILHPLRQSSRGSGDWQRITWEEALGEIARQIVQIYNRHNHLLPLGLLDGKANTGVLARSLSGMLSAMAPITEIRGPQSSGPGMDAQFLDFGRVRLKDPEDMKKADLIILWGVNPAATAIHQMKILQQARQRGAKVILIDVFPSATAGRVDETIVVKPGGDGALALAVLRELMFKTSINYRFLVHEAEGWENLKDWLLEADPEEMRTIAGVTPQMVADLANELRHSSNPAFWLGKGLQKYSNSGQNIRAIHALAAAGGVTENYGEGIFAARSGFSPFADLWDSDKWGNRKLSLPTLPVNHGDDGADIRMLWITQSNPLVQGTHLQKLRELMGGLDLIVGTDFFLTSTSRCCDIVLPAATFLEAEDLVAGEWHRWIGLNEQAIAPLGETRSELEIAQSLAVAISEEAPGLCPFPVERPLSQWLERAVPPELCETLGIDSYRELKQGPRKIVQPDMLSDSHYPKYRFSVPQAMEWGCPELPLMVLPETAPQGYPYRLLNWRRADFFNSQFAHLDWLLERQATDELSLSWELARQKGIGAGDKVVVYNSWGEVVLKAKIRHDLPLHLILCSARQDINGKSINSLAGSQETDLGQAVNGVNEPAFHDVFVNIARD
- a CDS encoding molybdopterin-dependent oxidoreductase, which translates into the protein MSRLFMMYLSILPGIRNNHKFAPFSLYNAAKSTDTQLRKKAKRNKGISSSLAGTTKEKISTNGNSYQRLDKSIKQKREDAYMEISRRNFIKASGGLAAFGMIGTGSLNRWIRPAAAEGAEEEKIAYTFHPPNCGGRCSMKCTVRKGKLVKIEPNEWPDGHHKKVCLRGLSEVERVYSPDRLKTPLKRVGERGEGKFVAISWDEALTTIADKLTEIKGKYGGKSILWSNSSGVQYPMSTLAALIGAQEHGALDFGIDMSQAGGQSIVMGPFNITNTNEITDWVNSNLVLLVGNNLLETSLTDAAFFFDAKEKGTKMVCIDPVFSTTAAKCDQWIPLRPGTDSALYLGMIHLVLNNQWYDQEYVRSYTSAPFLIREDNQRILRDEGNNYLVWDKNSDSPRPVDAPGILPELEGEFTVNGVKVKTVLTAFTEHIRQYTPAWAAKVTEIPEEVITDLTREYALGGPASIQWGLGGPDKWYHSDTTGRLATILAGLTGNIGRVGGGVGQGTQHVTCWSWVTAMGSWDLPPEFAPAPAEVPFSDIPTASTSIKAFFFQGNMLHQMIPDYNTSLKWADSLEFIAVVDNQHCDSVNYADIVLPACSSFESEYDIAYLINERNHILLQQKVIEPLFESKSDFQIEKELAQKLGLDQYLPETPEDYVRALLNSPDPALQGITVEALKANQCIMRLNVPDQPYVAYLDRVFGTESTKLEFYNELFLEDHCAFPVWEEPNEASPANPLYQKYPLMLGSPHARFRAHSTFSNARWLLQINNEPLVRINPIDAQARGIQNKEFVEVFNDRGSFQCRCQIVNDMRPGMVQLSEGWWSRYFQKGDLQEVTNPNKNPRGKKLLYGPIVAFLDTLVEVKKVEG